One Manduca sexta isolate Smith_Timp_Sample1 unplaced genomic scaffold, JHU_Msex_v1.0 HiC_scaffold_2386, whole genome shotgun sequence genomic window, taatatagaataattacTAGATTGTCCCTGTAGTTAAAATGGAGAACTGGATAAGCGAAAGTCTTTCCAGATTATTGGATTTTCAAGTCCCCGATGACCTAATCCAGTAAGTgccgaaataaaagtatttcacaacatattgttatttattggtaTAAGCATATCAAAACTGCTTTTAATACTTGTTTCAGGTTTATAATGTCCATAGAAAATGAAAacgatttaaatgaatatttaaaaactctTCTTGACTTCGACAATACCCAACATAAAAATTTCTGTTTGGAACTAGTGAAGAAAAAGTTTCCTCAAAGAGGTGAGTTGTgaagttaaaaatgtattttttgtaacatgCCAAGCTTATACTTTAAAGAAATCAGTGGCTTTGTAATTTTGTCTAACAgcacaaattataatgaatatttcagGTAGTTCATTACCAAAGCAACAGAAAAAGAAGATATCCAAAACCAAGCAGCAGCAAGAGTTTGTTACCCAACCTGAAGCCATCCAATCTCCGCCAGAGCCTGAGGGGAAAGTCAAGAAGAAGACCAAGTATGTCAACCTGTACAGCCAGGAGGGGAAGAATGCTCAGGTTGTCCTCTTAAaaggtaaaaaacaaaaaccttataattaaagactgcctcagtggcatgAGACACAGTGTGAGATCTGGGGTTCAATCTCCAGGccaggcaaagtgataattagcttttctactcagtatcagcttggagtctggaatttgtgcccgatatggtaaaAGGCTCACACTTATCACATGGGACAGAATATGCATGATGCAAAGTGACTGCATCAGTCGCGACTCCAGGATAGCCCTGGAATTTTTAGACATGGGTTGGTCCATCTGTCAGCCAGTTAGTttaccattttataaatttagattaatGAATTAACCCAAACCTAACATTTATTGGTCAACAGATTTTTCGGTCCtcaattatatacttttcaGGAAGACACCATTCGCGACTGCCAGGGCGTCTAAACATGAGTTGATCAACAACTGCCTGCAGTGTGGCCGTGTGGTATGCAAACAAGAGGGCTCTGGACCATGTCTCTTCTGTGGCAATTTGGTATGTTTTAGTAAAGGTTCTGATGAGAAAGCTTGAGAGAGCTCTTTACCTTATGTTTTGTAGAAATGGTACTtttctcattaaaaaaaaaatgtacagtcAAAACACTAAGAGATATTAGTGATCTTGTTGTTTCCTGAAATATATTGTGATGTAACAGTTTATTGCGCGGTATTCCATGATACAGTGATACCACTTTGGTATGTCCATTTGCACTGTGGAAGAAATTGACTGCAAGACAATTcagcaaataattaataatgtttacaaacatttgttttaacattGTCACTTCAGGTGTGCACACCAGAAGAGCAGAGAGAGTTGAACTCAAAGACCAAAGCCAGTGCCAAGTTGAAGGAGTCCCTGCTAGAGAGAAGCAGACCAAAAGGCTGGGAGGCAGCAGTCTCGCACAGAAACAGGCTGCTGGAATATGATAGAACCAGGTTTTTCATAGTACTTACTTACTCTGATGGCTCAGCGACCCAAAGTGAGGCTGGGCCTCTGAAACAAGACTTCTCCAATTTTTTGAACATTTGTCAGGAGTTCAAGTCATGCATCTGAAATTCTGTAGTGTATATAGGAAACAAAGTGTTGCTCACGGCTAAGTCCATATGAAATGCCTTTTTTCCTACAAAAGTCCCTTAAACTGTTTATAGCGCCTTTTGGAAAACAGtgccatttattaaaaaaaaaacacattcaaaattctattacctcccatgggaacaaattatggggataaaagtagcctgtgtGTTAATTCAAAACATGGTCTGCCCAAGTGTCAAATTTCCTCCAAATCCATTCAATAGTTTGGGTTTACTTATTAACAAacatctaataattttaaaaacttttcacactTTATTAGTCATTAGTCAATAGCAATGTTTAGGGTACTTATGAGAGTAATAATGCCTTCAGCGAGCGTCGAACCCGCGTCACCGACGACGACAGCGACTACTTCAGCGCGAACAGCGTGTGGCTCAGCGCTGCCGAGAAGGACAAGCTGGATAAGTACCAACAGTCCCTGCACGAGAAGAAACACGCTTCCCGGCTCAATAAGAAGATGACGTTTGACTTTGCTGGTAAGGTGGATTACTTGTAAGTGTAAAGatgcgtatttatttataaagaactaaacagattactgacaataataatctaaatagtgtatacaacttattcaaattagggGATGTgtacatgttatttagttacaaaaataataataataaacataaaatatgttggctaaGGTAAGGCAGACGATGTGGGAGTTGTATTCGACTTGGGTGACTTGGTAtccacaatatttatttaactgagCGTCGGAAAGTACCATATTTTGAAGTGTATTAGACTAGCATGGCAACCAAAGATCAACCATTCTGTTTAAAATAGTGggattttttcataattttttgcaTTGTAGCAATTTGTCATATTCAGTAGGTAAAAGTTATATTAAGCaactagcctatagcattcaggagtaatgtaaccttaattttttgtatttgacggtttagtaattcctgaaattagcgctttcaaacaaacatactaCAGATTTATATACTAGTATCAATGCGAGAAAAAATGATACAGTTCTTATAACAATCTTAGTTATGATATCACACAATCCTATTTATATGGCACAATaagataatgattataattaatgcaatATGTTAGCatacaatatgaataaatactgtatgtaaaatattgtattgccTCTGCCTAAACTTATCCACAATATACAGAGGCGGCTTTAGCTCATGTGCCGCCCGTGTGCAATAAATTCCTTGGCGCCCCTTAGGAGAcaatctttaataataaatttgataatattaaatcaaaagttactGTGTAAAGTAAAAAAGCCACTCGCCGGCCTTAGCACGGGCGCAGGTTGTTTGACAGGGCCGTGTCGCGAGCGTCGCATGTCTCTTTGAACATGTCACGAGCGGCGCTCGGCGCCCTCTAACACACTGCGCCCGTCTGCAGACCCCTGCACAATATGTAAAGTCGCCTCTGACAATatagttatattgtatttatacgtACCACATATATGTCTCTGGTTGCAGGACGTCAAATAGTAGAAGACAAGACGATAGACCACGACGTAGATGAGGAGAAGATTAGGAACATGACAAGCTCCAACACGGGCAGGAACTTGCAACAGAACAATATGTTTGTCAGAGTGGCTTCTGACAGGGATGTGGCTCCTGGCATCAATGCACCGCTATTGCAGGTAATATACTTCTTATTGTCTTTTGTTATGAGTGCATGACAAAgctaccccactgcacctgatggtaagcagactGCGGTCTACATAGAATCTCGATTCACAAGTGATTATCTTGCAGCAGTTGACACAAACATGCTAACGTAGTAGTAGATAAAGATATCTACAGGTATTTGTCAagtagatttaatttaaaatgaaaatctaCATAACAACAAGTAAACTGTGTTTTTTCGTTTTTggaaatggtttatttttttttgttttcagttcGATCCGTCAGTAGAAGGCGAAGGGTACGCGGCAGTAACAAGGTCCTCCGGAGTGTCGACTATATCTCGTATACAGGACGCGGAGATACAAGAGATGAGCGACACGGGCCGGTGTCTTTCCATGCACCAACCGTGGGCTTCACTACTCGTTGAAGGCATTAAAATGTGAGTAACATAGGGGAAAATGGGGACAGAATGccatatgtattttattttattattttcggctagattaaacaatattagagttacataaatataataagccaTTTAAAAGTTTTCACAAATAGAATATAGTACAAGAGTTATGGGGCCGGTAGAACAAAGGTACACTTATTGAAATATAGATATAAGAAATCATATCGTAAAGTAATTTATAGAACCTGATTTGCCAATCATCAGAGAAAAgttacctataaaataaattaataagtataatattttccagTTTCATTGCTATTATAATAAGTAGATACTATCCAATAATTTTCAAATCTGCTTTTGACAGATGTATAGTTTATTATTGTATCAGGACCATCAACagagattacaatataaaataactatcatCACAAATCTACATGTACAAATGGTTACGTTTTCATTGCGTCTCTGATGTTATAAACAGATAGAATACTAGGAGTTAAACACGTGAAAAGTAGTTATAAGTTCCTTCAATATTCCTGCAATAATTGTCACATAGATGGTTATTCAATGTTGTGGAGGCAAGACTGACGTCACAAGAACAGCTGATTGGATTGTTATAACCTCAATAGTTTGAGGTCAGCTGTCAACCACGTGGTGAtaaaattagatatattaaacATGTGGTATAGTTTATCAGCTTGGCGGTAGATGTCGCTGACTAAAACgtacatcgcgatgtcaagattctccgCCGTTTGATGACTAGCGTAGAGCGAGCGAGCAGCGGCAAGACCTTACTTCATAGGATCATTTCTATAGTAAGCTCTTCCCGAGAACTTCACACTATGTGAATCAACTCGTAACCACGATGAGGAGACGTGGCGCGGCACCCTGAGCGTGAGGCAGGCGATGGTAGATCTACCATCAGCCCTCGATGATCGTTCGCTCCCCTTCACGGGGGAGAGTGGGGTGTTGTCGCTGTCTGAGTGGTATTTTTTAACCCTTATTATACTTGAAAATCCATTTATTCCACTGATGACATATCATTTCATATTGAAAATGATGTAACTGCTGCTAGTGGAGCGCCTGGAGGTTTTCACCTCTGATTAGAGTTacagtgaatgaattaatacgatcgatgtgggatattgttttttaaactataaattgctgtttacccaaaaattttttgtgcactccattttttcattgttaaaaaaatataaaaaatttatgtttgaccaaatattttcactttaaacagtatttttttaattaaatgttaaatcttacctgagtagacatataggaacatttttcaaagatacctgtgtataaaaatagcagtagggtctcgatcagtagaaaaacgtggaagggagagcggagcgaaagctgctatgtacaatggaatttctcggccagtttaattataaatgaaacgtactctgttgtgtacatttaaaaaaataaggtaattacgactaatgaaaagaaaaaaaaatattagtacaaaatctgtttatttaaatatattacactgttgtctacatcaaatattttcttctacttcatctatctgtacaataggtgaagtattggaacaactatttccgctgcactgtaaacatgctacactgcagtataaaccactttttctgaatccacacgcagctccacatccctttttgcaattacaaaataacatttgcaataaattatccggagcaggtaattgattcattgttattgggatgtacatgttattggaatacttccatccccaattttcaataactacgtcatttcctagccatatctgaatttgtgaatgaagaccccaataatatattgctagcaggtgtagcatgtattttgagtttatatggcgctccgtctaaaactcatgatttaaatacattaaggtttaattctttcataaaagcaacatccaaaaatacgagtgttcttttgtcatcacaacaactgatgcagcgtttgagcaccttaaaagagtgtacctaaaaattcagatatggctagaatatgacgtagttattgaaaattggggatggaaatattccaataacatgtacatcccaataacaatgaatcaattacctgctctggataatttattgcaaatgttattttgtaattgcaaaaagggatgtggagctgcgtgtggatgcagaaaagtggtttatactgcagtgtagcatgtttacagtgcagcggaaatagttgttccaatacttcacctattatacagatagatgaagtagaagaaaatatttgatgtagacaacagtgtaatatatttaaataaacagattttgtactaatatttttttttcttttcattagtcgtaattaccttatttttttaaatgtacacaacagagtacgtttcatttataattaaactggccgagaaattccattgtacatagcagctttcgctccgctctccttccacgtttttctactgttcgagaccctactgctatttttatacacaggtatctttgaaaaatgttcctatatgtctactcaggtaagatttaacatataattaaaaatactgtttaaagtgaaaatatttggtcaaacataaatttttataatatttttttaacaatgaaaaatggagtgcacaaaaaattttgggtaaacattgcaatttatagtttaaaacaatatcccacatcgatcgtatt contains:
- the LOC115446512 gene encoding LOW QUALITY PROTEIN: activating signal cointegrator 1 (The sequence of the model RefSeq protein was modified relative to this genomic sequence to represent the inferred CDS: deleted 2 bases in 1 codon), which encodes MENWISESLSRLLDFQVPDDLIQFIMSIENENDLNEYLKTLLDFDNTQHKNFCLELVKKKFPQRGSSLPKQQKKKISKTKQQQEFVTQPEAIQSPPEPEGKVKKKTKYVNLYSQEGKNAQVVLLKGRHHATARASKHELINNCLQCGRVVCKQEGSGPCLFCGNLVCTPEEQRELNSKTKASAKLKESLLERSRPKGWEAAVSHRNRLLEYDRTSERRTRVTDDDSDYFSANSVWLSAAEKDKLDKYQQSLHEKKHASRLNKKMTFDFAGRQIVEDKTIDHDVDEEKIRNMTSSNTGRNLQQNNMFVRVASDRDVAPGINAPLLQFDPSVEGEGYAAVTRSSGVSTISRIQDAEIQEMSDTGRCLSMHQPWASLLVEGIKMHEGRTWYTSHRGRLWIASTVKPPDQDVVRALENQYRVLYPGNLTY